In Zea mays cultivar B73 chromosome 7, Zm-B73-REFERENCE-NAM-5.0, whole genome shotgun sequence, the following proteins share a genomic window:
- the LOC100274612 gene encoding uncharacterized protein LOC100274612 (The RefSeq protein has 1 substitution compared to this genomic sequence), producing the protein MSTTTPTNAASQQGDDAAAGGADKKPAQETVTKTVQTVEVRSSAGQPDEEGVLKPVKVVHEIPAKDSSGVKQD; encoded by the exons ATGTCGACCACCACCCCCACCAACGCCGCCTCCCAGCAG GGCGACGACGCTGCGGCTGGCCGCGCGGACAAGAAGCCGGCGCAAGAGACGGTGACGAAGACGGTGCAGACGGTGGAGGTGCGGTCCTCGGCAGGGCAGCCCGACGAGGAGGGCGTGCTCAAGCCCGTGAAGGTGGTGCACGAGATCCCCGCCAAGGACAGCTCCGGCGTCAAGCAGGACTAG